In Lolium rigidum isolate FL_2022 chromosome 7, APGP_CSIRO_Lrig_0.1, whole genome shotgun sequence, the DNA window TTTGACACATTTCTTTAGAAATTCAGTCAAGCTTAGTAAAGTTTAACTTCGGACAAAACTAGAATTTGAATGAGTTCAGAACGTAGCAAGCATGTAGTAAGAGAAGTACTTCTCATAATATTGGCAAACAAGGTACCTAACCGATCGTCTTACAGTATTTGATAAACCTACACTACCGACACTTTCAGAGCCTAGAATAATAAAATAGCATCCAGAGGACACTTTCAGGTTGGATTTCTTGGTGCGCATTTACAAAATTAAgcggcccacaccaccccatatGATAAACAAAATGAAGGAAGCAACGACGAACAGCTGAGCGTTCGTACCGCATTTCCAAAACAGATGAAATCTGACGGGCCCGTCGACTCCACCTTTCTGCTTCTGCGTGTTGGCTCACCATTCAACACATTTTGTCCGACGACCCATCACCATTTTTCTGTTGATAGCATCCTTGCTCACACAGTTACACGCGCTAAACTACCGAGGCAAAAATGGGATGCAGATAGGATCCTTTTCTATGTCGTCATGGAACGATGGGATGTTCTCAAATCTGCATATATCGTTCAAGTATAAAGAATAAATCGATTAAACATGGCAGTGGTGGATAGTGCTCCTACTAGTTAGATTTTCTGTTTTTTCGTGTTGCACCAACCGTACTGTACTCCAATCATCTGTTGTCCCTCTTAATTCCGGTCTACGCAGCTGATGAGCTCAAGCCGTATACAGTTATACACAATGTGTGCTGAATGTTTATAGAAAATACAGATGAAGAAACATTTCTTTCTAAATTGTGAATGACACCATTGCCTGCTCAATTATGGCCGGTTGTttattctttccttttcttttgaagCAACATTGCTACTATGTACAACAGGTCAACAGCAGAGCTTTGTTTTCTGCAGAGAAATAAACGGGTGAACTCTGATACATTCTACAAAAAGAGAACATATTCGTACCCAAAAAATGGAATATGTTGTGGTCGTACAAAAAGAAGGGTGAATGCACATGGTCCTCTTCTGGAATTCCTTACCTTTTCCATTTGAGCAgcttttcattttattttcttctcCCTTTTTGTTTCACCAACCGTGAGCATGGTCTGTCCTGACAAACGTGTTTGAACCACTACTAACTGCCTGTACGTGTGTCAAGAGCATGGTGTAcagacaagcatgaagcatcTGAGCATGAACCGAAAAGAGAGTGTCGACGGCAATACTTTTTTTTGTCAAATCAGCCTTTACTTTGGAGTACATTATGGTTAGGGTATGCGTTAATGTTGTATCTTCGAACTTGACCTGCACTGTACGCTACACGTGTACTTAATTTGTATAAATGTGACTTCTTAGCTGATTACATACGTTTGGCTAGCTCACACTCCATACCATTCTCATGCAAGTCCTAACTGCCATTAATGTTCAAACAATAAGTGACCAAACCGAACGATTACCACTTGATATACTCTTGAATTACCCTGCATTctgggtttagtcaaagtcaaaaaaaaaacttggactaactATATAAgagaaaatatcaacatctacaatttaAAATAAATATTACTATTTGAATTATTATAACCTTTCTCGTATTATAAAATATTTAGTGTTATAGAAGTAGATATTTCTATCGATATGATTGGTCAAACTTTAGGATGTTTGACTTTAACCAAACCCAAAATGCAAGGTAAATTATTGACAGAGGGAGTATAAGGTTGCATAATTCATAGAATATGGTTCACCTCTAGCAACAGTTATGAGCTCTCTGAACATCGACACGTTACACGCACCGGTAGATTTGTCTATTGGACAGTGGTATGTGAAGTATTTTTCTGGGGAAAGTAAACCGAGTGCAATTCTCTGTGGTTCTTTGAAAGATATTACCCCCGTTCCGAAATATAAGCTTTTTTAGAGAGCTAACCAAGGCTTATATCTTAAAACGGAGGTAGTGCTTATTAAATGAACAACCTTGACTCTACTAAAATTGACTATCAATCACCAAAAGATACACTCATGCACAGATTCCTACAGACATGTTCATACtgtgatttcttttcttttcatttgaaATACTACTAGTACTATTTATAATATCAAAAGTGCAGCATTTGCCAACCAGTAGAGCAAGCATTTCTAAATGAGAATATTTGAATTGCATGTCTTCTTTCTCTATTCCCATTCCACTTCATTAAGAACACAGCAGTCTGCACATGCAGAGCAAATCACCAAACATACACCGCATCCCTGGACCTCCACCCTCTTTATAAACCACGCGCGAACTCGAGAGCGGCTGAGAGAAACAAAAACCACAAGGCAACGATCCAGCTGAGCACTGTCTGCACCAACCAAGAAAGCGAAGCCAAACCGAGACGAAGAATGGGGGAGGCGCCGCCGTGCAGCGTCGTGCCGCGCCGAGCCGCCGCGCACTGCCGCCTGCCGCGCCGCAAGGTGCACGTCGTCCGGCTCGGAAACGGCGACGCCGGCGCACGGCGGGCGAGTTGCGCCCGCGGCCTCCGGGGCCGGATCAAGCTCCGGTGGCTCAGCAGCGCCATGTGGCGCCTCGCCGGGATCTGCGTGGCGGTGCTGTCGGGGCCGCCCAGGGTTTCCGACGCCCCGCCGTCGTGGACGGGTGTGGAGCCGTGCTTCGCGGCGCCGTTCGTGCCGGCCGTGCTGGTGCCGCGCGCGGGACAAGACTGCTAGCTGCTTACGGTGCTGCCTTGCGATCACTAATGTACATATCACTACTGCCCAATTGAGCAGTAAATTAATATGTAACCATTTTTTACCGCTACACAGGCGGTTTGTTGAAGTCTGAAACTCTGAAGATTGCATGCTTGCATTCGCTGCTCTTTCTCTGGATTTCCTTTACTTATATCGTTAGTTTTTGACAATGCTCTCGCTTCCAAAGCGCAAGGGAGTTTGATGATTGCAATTCCATATTGAATCGTGTGGAAGCTACAAATCCTTTTTAGATTCAGAAAGAAGAAACAAAGAAAGAACAGAAACTAGAAACAAAGTTTCTGTGATTCAGTTACAATCTTTCCAAGCCCGTCTCGACGCGCAGCACGGGGCCGCACTCAGTTACACACCACCACTCAACTCTCTACTGACATAGCTCATGAGCAACATTATTGCAACTTCTGTAAATTTCACCAGGGAAACTTGGCGATCAGGGATTCTGGGGGCTTTTTCAATGTCTCCAGTAATGCCAGTTTACTTGTGATCCGGACTCTCGGGTACGTTGTGCTGCCGGTTGATTATCGCTCCATCATTCCGTGATTTATTCTCGGAGTATTTGCTTGGTCGCCAGGATACATACATTCGAGTTTTCTCCATGCTCCCAGATGGCGGAGACTAGAAGCAAAACTTGCGCAAGTTCCGTGGTCGTAAACTACAAGCAAAAAACGCTGGGCAGACCTGCAGAAATTCGCTGTTCCGGCGTACGGCATGCGACCAGAGACCGGGTGATCCGCGATTGACGCCGGAGTCCGCTCTGTACATTCTGCGCCTGTGTGTGTCGCAGTCAGGCCAGCCGATGAACTCGGAATTCAATCATCCGTGGTCGGACCCGAGCTCGAGCATGCCCTAAATGCCAGGataaggagagggagagggtgcccTGCCCGCCTTGCACTGCCATGTGCACTGCTAGCCTAGGGTGGGCAGGGCAACGCCATTCGCCATGATACTGAAGCGTCGTTCTCATTGACGCCGAAACTACAGTGCGTGGCGCCGTTGCAGCCGGGCATTCCTTCTCCTCGGTAGATGAGGAGAAGAACAAGCTAGCTACCCATCGATACGTTCTGCTCGGTGGTCACATGCCTAACCCGTGATCTCTCTCTTTCTCGGTTCGGTGTCCCGTCGTGCTGACCTGCAACGGATCATGCGTGCGTGCAAGCTGCAGAGCattaatttcttttctttttttacaaacatgatattgttgcaacaacAGAGTGTGTCCAATCCTGAGCAAGGTTTTAAGCCTAAGGATACTAGGTCCTAGTATCAGTTTCTTATCAGCATTATCAAAAATACCGCAAAAATATTTtttcaataaaataaaaaatatgtttatatttttttaaaatataccTCAGATTTATTTAGATTTAACTATTAATTTGAATTTTGAGCATACTCTAGGTCTTTCTATAGAGGAGCGATGGTCATTCAAATGATGCATTTATATACTGATATAGAAGGGCATCCTATATATGTAATAACTTTGAATAATGCAATAGTactttctcctataaatgttcaaagactaccctctcaaccaggggtctgagaggggcaaatgaATCTGGTTCACACGTTTGGCAATGCATAGTAAAATATTTCCCCCACTTTTCATCTCAGCCATCCGTTGCACTAACTTTTCTTTTACCTGCAGCGATTCGTAAATGGTCTATGACGCTTGGGCCCATTTTTGTGTGGGACCGGCAGCAAGAGACAGCGGCTGGCGCTCATCCGCGTCGCTCGTTTCGGTCGTTGTTCCGTgaaacggtgaaaaccctagatcgggaTGGCCACCGCCCAATCCACGACGTGCTCCCCTCCCCAATCCTCGGCCCCTCCTCGACCTGCTCTTCTCGTTTTCCCTCGATGGGacgcgccgccaccatctccccgCCGGTGGAGATCGAGATCTTCGGTCTCCACCATCTCCGCGCATGCGGTGGGGTGGCTGCCGGACCAGgagcttggggcgtggctgcaggGAGGCGCGGCGTCCGTCGCTCCGCTGCGCTGGCGTGGGGAAGGATTGCTGTGGCGGCGGCCGGAATCGAACGGGGCGGCGGCGAGCAGGGCAGGaaccggacggcggcggcggcgagcaggcCAGGAAGTGTCGTCGGGGGTGGCGGGTGGAGGCGAGGCGCGCGCGGCCGGAGACGGTCTGGCGCGGGGCGGATCCGCGGCGGCAGCGACCGGAGGTGTTGGGCACGGCCGGAGACGGTCCGGTGCGGGGCGGATCCGCGGcggcgaggcagaggaggaacggTCAAGAATCGCGGTAGGAGGGGCGGGATCCGGGGAGGGCATGCGGGATCTGGTCATGCCGGTTCTCCTCTGCGTTGCTGCTTGGGCTGCTCCCTCCTCGTGGCTGCCTCGTCTCCCCCGGGTAGGAAATCAAGGGCTCcacttcttctcttttgttttcttcaTTCTCAGATGGATTCATTGGGTGTGCAAACTTTCTTTGTAGGTTTTGGAAGATTTGGATGGAGCACAGGTCGGGATTGGTGGTGCAGGCGAGCTCGGACAGGGGCGGGCACAGGCGAGCTCCACCTACAGCAGGGAGCGTCACATCCCAATATCTACCAGGTAAATCCTAACCCTAGCTCATGTATTTCCCGATCTGACAGTGATGGTCATGGTCAGGGATCTGCTGCAGACACTGTAGGCTTCGGAAGATTTGAGCACAAGTCGGGATGCTCCCGTTCATCTTTGGTAAGTGTGCCAATGTGCAGCATCCTTGGTAATCTTCAAGTCTGCTGCCTTTTATTTCTCACTCGGTTTGCCCAAGTTTCTAATCCAATTTTTGTGCGTGAATTTGTAGGTTGTTTCCTTTCCCCTCTCTCTACGTTTGGAATCCCATGCAAAAATCGAAGGTCACAACCCCCAGGTGAACATTGCTCCATCTGATCTCTTCGTGTCCTTTTTATAAAAATTCTAACATGTTTGGTTGTCCAATCTGTCATTATTTTCTTGTGGATTAATGAACAACTTTGTAGCGATGCAGCAAAGCTATCCTCCCGTGGGCCTTTCTTCCAAGATTTTGGGATGGGCTGTGTCTTGCTTGACATGGTATGCACACCCATTTTCTGGTTCCACAATTAAATATCAAATTATATCCGCTGCTTGGTTCTTATCTGCATAGGTCTGCTTGTTCTTGAATCATTGTCAGTAGATGTGAACCTGGGAATGACAAATGAATAAACTTGTTATGACTATGGTGAACCTAGTCTgtcatcatcatcaaaaacatcaGAAATATCAATATCATCAGAAACATCTGTATATGAACTCTTGTAAAACATGACAGCCTCACTAAAGACATTCTGAAGACCACTTtaccttatcatacgccttttcgaaatctaattttaaaataaccccatgtaatttcttagtatgcattTCATGTACTTTCTCATGCAAAATCGCCACTCCATCTaggatatttcttccttgcatgaaagcggtctgtGATGGACGAACAACATGATCTgcgaccgtattaagtctaatggtggccactttcgtgaaaatcttgaagatTTATCTGAAGATTGGGATTTGAGGCAT includes these proteins:
- the LOC124671934 gene encoding uncharacterized protein LOC124671934, with the translated sequence MGEAPPCSVVPRRAAAHCRLPRRKVHVVRLGNGDAGARRASCARGLRGRIKLRWLSSAMWRLAGICVAVLSGPPRVSDAPPSWTGVEPCFAAPFVPAVLVPRAGQDC